DNA sequence from the Pedobacter schmidteae genome:
GATCCTTTAATCCTGGTATCATTGGGATCTTCTTTAAGCAGATCGCGGAGATAGTTATTTAAGGTCAGCCAGCCAAAACCCCGTCCCCCCTGCTCAATGGTATATTTAGATCCTGGAATTAGTTCCGCATAATTAGGCATCAGGTTAAAATTAATTTTATGCGGCGTACCATTTACCAATGCTTTCCATTGCAATGCCCAAAGGGTCTCCGAATGTCTGACGTCACCTTTAAAAACCAATCCGGTTTGCGCAACCAGCTTATGATTACCAGAGTTAATAATGGCCTCCGACTGCAATTTAGCTTCTTCCCAATCTTTTTGCCAAAGTGCCACATCAGCTTTCACATGTCTCGCCACCCCTTGGGTAATCCGTCCGGCTTCAGTTGTCGTCCAGCTCAAATTCGCTATGGCGTACGACAAATCGTCCTTAATCAATTTATAAATCTCTGCTTCAGGAGTTTTGTCCTGAATGATATCCAATGCATTTTCAGGTGTAGTAGGTGCAGTCGTCACGTAAATATTATTAAACAACTTAAACAGTACAAAAACTGAATTTGCCCTGAAAAACTTAGCTTCGGCAATTACTTTTTTCTGTCTGTTCTCGTCCATCCCTTTAATCTGCTCCGCCGCCTTAATCAAAGCGTTAGCACGATCCACAATCCGGTAATAAGTCCTCCAGTAATCCGCGTAAACGCCACTATTATCAGCATTCGTCCCATTAAACATCCGGCCGTAATTCGCTACCTCCGCATTTCTGTTAATTGTCAGGTCGTCCTTAGCGTCAATAATAATCGGATTAGAACCATTATTACTCAGGTTCTCATAAAACGCACGCTGCAGGTTATACAAACCTACTACCCCCGCTTCCAAGCCTTCAGGTGTATTGTAAACAAAATCAGCGGTAAACTGTGATGTAGGCTTTTCAGTCAGGAACTTTTTACAGGAAGAAAAACTGATGACCGACACGGCCAGCATTAGTGCCATTTGTAATTTGATATGATAGGTTTTCATTACGATATTCTTTAAATTGAGTTAAAATCCAATATTTACGCCTAGTGTAAAAGCTTTGGTGTCAGGAAAATCATTAGGGTTATTTTCAGGACTGTACGATTTATAATCTGTAAACGTGAACAAATTGGTTGCGGTTAAATAGAATTTAACATTGCTGATATTTGCTTTGTTTAACAATGAAGCCGGCAGGTTATAACCCAGCGACAAAGTTCTCAGCCTGATATAAGAAGCATCGGCCACACCCATTGTTCCGATATTCGCCGGCGCATTGTTCAGGTTTGGACGAGGATGCGTGGTGGATGGATTTTCTGGTGTCCAGTAATTCACCTTTATACCGTTTCTTACCGATTGCAATGTGCCCCCTTCATTAAAACTAGCGAGAAAAGGGTTATAACGGGTAGCACCTTCTACCATATACAGGTCAGCAAGCAGTTCAAAACCTTTATACGCAAAGTTAGTCGAAACAGAACCATACCACTTCGGATCAGTTCTGATGACCACATTATCCAGATCATTGATTACCCCGTCACCATTCACATCCTTCAGGCGAATTGAGCCGGCGATGAGCGTCGCGACACTTTGATATGGTGTTACCGTTCCACCTAAAGTTCCTTGTGCGGAAGCTAACGCTTCAGCATCTGTCTGGAAAATCCCGTCAAACACCATTGTACGAATTACATTGATGGGGCGACCAACAAACCGATTTCTAGCAATATCATCCTTAGCATTACCATTTACATCTACAATCCCTGTTTTAACAATCTGATTTGTATTCTTTGTAAAAGAAGTAGTTACAGACCAGTTCAAATTATCTTTTCTGATCAGGTATCCCGTCAGCAACAATTCGATACCGCTATTTTTAGACTCCGCGCCATTGGTAATCGTAGAACTGAATCCGGACGTTCCACCCAGCGATATATCTGCAAGTAAGTCCGTCGTATGTGTGTTGTAATAGTCTACGGAACCGGTAATTCTGTTGTCAAGCAAACCAAAATCCAAACCAACGTTAAAAGTAGTCGAAGTCTCCCATGTCAGGTTAGGATTAGGAAGCACGGCTCCCGGCAAATTTCCACCGACAATAACTCCTCCAAATATATAAGGATTAGCATCTACAACCCCCAGCGTGGTAAAAGGGCTTAAAGACTGATTCCCTACCGAACCATAACTGGCTCTGAACTTCAGCTGATCAATCGCTTTCACATCCTTTAAGAAATTTTCACGGTGAATCTGCCATGCTACTGAAGCAGCGGGGAAAAAACCCCATTTTTTATTTTCCGCAAATACAGAGGCACCATCACGACGAGCAGTCAACGTCAGCAAATATTTATCCATCAGGTTATACCTGGCCCTTCCTAAAAATGAAGACAGGCGGTATTGTTCTTCAGCCCTGGTCGTTTTAAAGTTCAACGCATTCGTTATACCATCATACCCCAGTAAGTCGTTACCAAATCCCGTTCCGCTCATCTCGGTCCTAGAGGTATTACGCTGATTGACAGACTGCACAAAAGTAAAATCCAGCTTATGAACCTGACCAAGCTGGGCCTTATAGTTTAAAATATTCTCAATCAGATATTCTTCTCTAATTGCATTCGCCACATTTGCAGAACCATTCGGGGTAACGCCCGCGGAATGCAACTTAGAAACATACCTGCCTTCATCCGCAAATCTTCTGCTCAACAGCGTATTCAGTTTATAGGTAAAATTATCAGTAAACTTATAATTACCGACCAGATTCAGATTGTAAAGATTGATCTTAATGTCATTTGCCGATTCACGGATATTCCACAACGGGTTTATCGTGCTGCTGCTTGCGTTAGCGCCTGCCACGTTCCTCACCAGGTTACCGTTCACATCATAAGGGCCTGTAAAAGGAGAAATTGTAATGAAATCAAGGTTGGCAGATTCTCTCCTTTGTTTATCCGTCGACATATTCATATTCGCTTCAATACTTGCCCTGTCATTGATCTTTTGTTCGATATTGAACCTGAATGACCCCCTGTTATAACCAGAACTCGGTAATAATCCCGACTGGTTAAAGTAAGTGGCACTCGTATAAATCTTGGTCAGCTCACTTCCGCCACTTAAACTCACTGTACTGCTACTAATCAATGCATCTTTTAAAACCGCGTCTTCCCAATTCACAAAATTGCCTGCCTTAAAATTAATGTATTCAGGAGCCTGCGCGGTACCACCAAAGTTGATTTCATCAGTGCTGTAAGATCCATCTGGATTTATTGACCTGCGGGCCTCCCTCCTTAACTGGGCAAATTCTTCAGCATTATAAAGATCAAAATTCTTGCTCAGTCGCTGCGTGGTGAGGTACGAGTTCAACCCTATTTTAACTTTACCCGTAGCTCCCTTTCTCGTCGTGATGAGTATCACCCCGTTAGAGGCCCTGGCCCCATAAATAGCTTGTGCCGAAGCATCCTTCAACACCTCAACAGAGGAGATGTCGTCAGGATTCACATCGTTGATGTTTTCTATAGGAAAGCCATCTAAAACGATTAGAGGATCATTACCCCCGCGAATAGAATTCCTGCCCCTGATCTGAATATTAGAAGTACCTCCCGGCCTGGCAGAACCCAGTGTCACCTGGACACCGGCAGCCTGACCTCTTAACATCTCAGCCACATTGGTTGTGGGTACAGCAGTTGCCCGCTCAACATTTACAGTAGAAACAGCACCACTAACGTCACTTTTTTTCTGGGTTCCATACCCTACCACAACCACTTCCTGCATCTGCTGGCTATTGGGTTGCAAAGTTACATTTAAAACCGTCTTCCCCGCAACCTGAACTTCCCGGGTTAAAAAGCCCACATAGGTAAATACCAGCACATCGTTATCCGCTACGGATATCTCATACTTTCCATTTACATCTGTGGATGTTGTTTTTTGTTGTCCTTTAACTTTAATGCTGACACTGGGTAAGGTGGAATTGTCTACCCCATCTAAAACCTTTCCGCTAACCGTCTTTTGCTGTGCAAAAGTACAGACCGAGGAAAAAAGGAGAACAATAAGAATCATCAACCCAAACTCGTTTTTGTAGTTCTTTCTCATAAACTTTACTTGTTTTTAATTCAATTGATTTAATTTGGTTAGCCGTTTACGCAGTTTATTTGTCATACAAATGATAACGAACGTCAACATTTGTAATTCACGACATATATTAGGTTTAGACTTCAAATGTATGCAGAAGCATTTCAAGACCGGAAAACCAAGCTACTATAAAAACAATACAGCTCATTTTAATTTACAACCCACCACGTCAATCACTACTACATTAGTACTACAAAGCTATCAAAAACACGCTTAAATCTCATTTCAAGAAGTTTTAAAAGCCGATTTATCCTCAAACCAATGACATAACAGTTTTAAATATTAATTTTAGGCGCCTATACAGGTCAGCTATATATGAAGAATCTGTTACTTACTATTTTATTTTGTCTGTCTGTAATTTTTATAAAAGGACAAAATCCTATTGGCCTGCCAAATATTGGGAATTACAGCAATACAGTATATAAAGGGGGAATACAAAATTGGGATATACAGCAGGACAAGCGCGGCGTGATGTATTTCGCAAATAATGAAGGCCTGTTGACCTTTAACGGCAACTACTGGAAACTACATCCGCTTCCTAATAAGACCATCATACGGTCCGTTAAAATAGATGCCATGGGAAAAATATTCGTGGGCGGGCAAGATGAGTTCGGCTATTTTTATCCGGACCAAAACGGAGTACTCCGGTACCATTCGTTGAAATCCCTGATTCCCGAGCCCTACCGACAATTTTCTGATATATGGGACATTGTCATTTCAAATGATCAGGTATTCTTCAGAACAGTAGAGAAAATCTTTCAGCTAAAAGACAACACCATAAAAGTTTACCCTTCCGAAGAAATATGGGACTTTTTAGGCAAATCTAGCGATCAGGTTTACGCACAGATACGAGGTAAAGGGCTTTTGTCATTCAAAAACGGAACCTGGCAAATCATCAACAACGGAGCAATACTTAAATACAGTACCATCACCTCAATCTTAAATTACGACACGACCGCTTTATTTATCACCACATTAAAGAACGGGATCTTTCTGTTTAACGGTAACACGCTGACAAAAATCGAGAGTAAGGCAGAACCGATCTTCAAAAATGACCGGATTTTTTGCGCCACAAAACTAAACAATGAACAATTCGCATTGGGCACTACTTCTGCCGCCTGCATCATTATCGACAAACAGGGAAACGTGCTTCAGAAGTTCTCTTATGATGAAGGCTTGCAGAAAAACAACATCAGGAGCCTGTTTATTGATCGGGACCAGAATTTATGGCTCGGCTTAGATGACGGCATTGACTATATCGCCTACAACAGTCCGATCAGACAAATTTTCCCTGACAAAAATAAGCAAGTAACAGGGTACGCCGCGCGCATTTTTAACAATACACTCTACCTGGGAACTTCAAATGGCTTATTTTACAGTCCGCTTACCCCCGGTATCAAAGACATCAGCTATTCTAAAAACAACTTTGCTGAAGTAAACAATACCAAAGGGCAGGTATGGAGTTTAAATGAAATCAACCAACAACTCCTCCTCGGACATGAAGATGGTGCTTTTACAGTTTCAAAATCAGAAGCCCAACCGATTTATAACAATATAGGAACCTGGTTATTTGACCCCGTATCTTCTCTGTATCCCGCTCCCGCATTAATTACCGGCACTTATAACGGACTACACCTCATCAACTTTCAAAATTCAAGATTCATTGATCAGGGCGACATTAAAGGTCTTAATCAACCCTTAAGGTTCTTATACTATGATCAAAGTACAAATACCGTATGGTCTTCTCATCCTTACCGGGGTGTTTATCAACTGCAACTGACCGCAGACAAAAAAAGTATCAAAGAGCCACGGTTGTTTACTAAAAATCAAGGATTACCTTCAACCTTAAACAACTTTGTCTACCATATTAAAAACAGAATCGCCTTCGCCACAGAAAATGGGATTTATGAGTTCAACGACAAGCGCAACACTTTCAGCCCCTCAACTTTCTTTAAACCCATCTTTCAGAACAAGCCCGTTCGCTACCTCAAAGAAGACAATGACGGAAACATCTGGTTTGTCAGCAACAATGAACTGGGAGTTGTCGATTTCAAAAACAAAACCAATAACAAACCCTTTAGCATTGTCTACTTCCCTGAACTCACTTCAAAGCTGGTCGCCGGGTTTGAAAACGTATACCCCTACAACCAGGAAAATATATTTATCGGCGCAAATAAGGGTACTTATCACATCAACTATACCAGATACACACATAACATAAAAAAGCTGAATGTGTTACTCACAGAGGTAAAGCTTATCGGTAAAAAAGACAGTATCATCTATGGCGGCTACCCTAACGGCACTCAAAAAACAGATAAAACCAGTATTGAAAACAGCCTAAATTCTCTACATTTCGAATTCTCTTCTACCCTGTTCGAACAACAAAATAATATTGAATTTAGTTATTTCCTCGAAGGATTTGATAAAGAATGGTCAGCATGGTCAGCAAAAAGTGAAAAAGACTATACGAATCTACCTTACGGAACTTTCACCTTCAAAGTCAAGTCGAGAAACAACCTTGGAAGTGAAACCACTCCAGAAAATTATATTTTCACCATTTTACCTGCCTGGTACCAAACTAACGTTGCCTACCTTATTTATGTTATACTTACCGGTATCTTTCTGTACCTGCTTATTAAATGGCAGACAAAGAAACACATTAAGGCACAGCAAAGAATGAAACAGCTCCACTTGCTGGACATCAAAAAATCAGAGACTGAAATCATTCAGCTAAAAAATGATAAGCTCGAAAATGAAGTCAACTTTAAAAATAAAGAATTAGCTATTACTACCATGCACCTGGCGCAGCGGGGAAAACTGTTACTCAGGATAAAAGAAGACCTATACGCCTTACAGAAACCTGAAAATGAAGAGCAATACGCACAAAAAATAAAAGGCTTACTTAAATTACTGGATGAAACGGAAAAAAATGACGCAGACTGGAGTCAATTTGCTTTACATTTTGATCAGGTACACAATAACTTTTTAAGTACACTTAAACAGCAGTTCCCGAACCTGAGCCAGAATGACCTTAAAATGTCTGCATACCTCAAAATGAACTTATCCTCAAAAGAGATAGCCCAACTTATGGGTATCACTATCAGGGGCGTTGAAGTAGGACGCTACAGGTTAAGAAAAAAATTAAACATCACTTCCGAAATCAATCTGTTTGATTATTTACTGCAAATCACGAGTTTAAAATAAGTCACTTATCCACCCGCATCGCTTCCAGCTCGGCAAGGTATTTGGTCAAAGCAGCTTTATAAGTCAAGTTTTCTGTTGCTTTGCCGACTAAAAAATCTTTAAAATCATCAAGATCAGTGGCCGTAAAGCCCATTCTCACAAAAAGCTCCTTATCAGTATCCCAATTGTTTAGGTTCACTTTTTTTGTGGCCATCTCCTTATACAGCAGCAAGCCCTTTATAAAATCCTTATAAGCGATTGTTTTTTTAAATTCTGCAAAATAATCTATCAACGTTCTGTAGGTTGCCCGCTTCCCTAACCTTACCTGGTCAAGCATCAGGGCACCCAGCATAGCTCCTTTAAAAAACACACTGTCGACAGCCTCAAAATTACCGCAGTGTTTCAGTATGGCAATATCGCGCTTCAGCAAACTATCTCCTGCTGCCGGTTTATGCCTTACAAAATAAGGCTCAGTATCCAGTACCTTTTCACAATCAATTACCTCTTGCGCTACTACACTATAGGAGAAGAAAAGGAATACAACAAAAAACATTCGTTTCAAACACATACCTGATACTGGATTTGAGGCAAAGATACAAGCTTAGCCCATAAAAAAAGCTGCCTTTTTCAGAAGGCAGCCTCTATCAATATTTTAATCAATTTAATTGCGTTTTACTTCAACCCTTCGGTTCAGTATCCTACCCTCTTCTGTGTCGTTCGACTCAGCAGGTTGGGTGGCACCATATCCTTTTATTGACAAATTAGCTGAACTTACCCCCGCATTTTGAAGGTACAATTTCACTGAATTTGCGCGGTCAACAGACAATGACATATTGTGCGCCGTAGAACCTTCAATAGAAGAGTGTCCATTCAGCACAAACTTTACAGATGGATCTTTTTTCATTTCTGCAGCTATTCTGTCAAGCACAGCAAAAGATTCAGTTTTCAACACACCTGAATTAAACTCAAACTGCACGTTGCTGAAGTTGTAGTTTGGTTTTTCTGCTACCGGAGCAGGCTCAGGTTTTGGTGCCGGTGCGGGCTCAGGTTTCTTTTCCTCCACAGGTGGCGCAGGCTTCTCGGCCACAGGTGTTGGCTTAGCAATTACTTTTTTTGTTTTACAAGATTGCATCGAGATCGTAAACAGGCCAACAGCGGCCAATAATAAACTGGTTCTTAAAAGTTTCATTTGTTTTTTTTATTTGTGTTCGTAATGATAAAAAATAAGTATCAGATCTTAAAAAGAATACCATTTTAAAACGAAGGTTTTACACAAATAGTCTTAATGACGTTCAAGAGTTCTCCATTTCATCTCTTCAATGCCACGCGCAAACTTTATTTACCCTGTTTTTCATTGTCCAACAATTCTGAAATTTTACGTTCTAAAGCATCCCCTCTTAGGTTTTTCGCCACAATCTTTCCATCCGGACTGATCAGAAAATTTGTAGGTATTGTTTTCACATGATATTTTAATGCTACGTCATTATTGCCCCCCTTCAGATCTGAGACCTGAGTCCAGTCTAAACCATCTTCCTTTATCGCTTTAATCCAGGCCGCTTTTTGTCCAGGATTATCCAAAGACACCCCCAACACAGTAAGCTTTTTGCTTTTATACTTATTGTATACCTTCACTACATTTGGATTTTCGGCCCGACAAGGACCACACCAGGAAGCCCAGAAGTCCAACAACACATACTTACCTTTAAAATCAGATAACTTAACCGGCTTGCCATTTACATCCGTTTGGGTAAATTCAATAGCGGGCTGCCCAGGTGTCAGCAATTTAACCGCATTTATATCTGCCTCAATCTTCTTACCAAATTCTGTTGCTTTTAAACGTGACGAGAATTTATTGAACTCCTGAAGTGCATGATCCGGATCAGCTTCTGGTTTTACCGTACTTTTAAACAAAATCAGACTGTAAAGCGCGTCGGGATTGTTACGTATAAAGTTTGGATGAATTTGCTCGGTCTCTTTTTGAAGTACTTTTAGCTGTGCATTAAAGCCCTCAGTATAGGCCGAATCCTTTAATTGTTGGGCAGTTCCCGATTTGTACCGGGCCATAATCTCATTGGCTCTAACCTGAATCTGCGCATTTATAGCCTTACATCTGGCCACATCATCATTCACAGCAGAGCCACTTACCAACGCCTGACTTACCAGCTCACTATTGGAGACTACTTCTGTCATACCCGGTTCCAGGTAAAATTCCAGAATGTCTGAAGGCTTTCGTTTCGAATTCGTTTCAGTAGCAATATTACTTTTGATTTTAATATAGCCTTGCGCTACATCGGTCACTGTACCATTGAAAGTAAAAGTACCCTGGCTTAAAACTGCGGAGTCTATTTTATTTATTCCATTTTCGCGGTAATAGAGAAATGCCTTTGCAGGGACTGCACTAGAAGCAAGGCGGCCTTTAATGCTAAACTTTTGCTGGGCCATCGATACAAATGGGAACAAGCTTAAGAGGAGAAAAACTCTTTTCATATAGATTTGGGGTTTAGTTATAGACTATAAGGCATGTCGAGGTAAAAAAAGGGTGAACAGAAATAAAAATATCTTTCACCCTTTTTACAAAGCACGATGCCTATGCTTACTAAAACCTATACATGACATTAAACAAAAAAAAACTGGCACTGGCATTTTTCCCGGCGCTACTGGCATGCAGTCCATTCAAAAATCCCGAATTCAGAATGTCCCGGATCCTTGATGTTGAAGTACTTAAATGGGAAGGCAGCAGTCCAACTATCAGAACCAAAGCCATCTGCTACAATCAGAACCGTTTTGGTTTTACCTTTAAAGGAGGCGAGGCGACCATTTATCTGGATACCTTAAAACTTGGAACCGCAAAAATTGATACAACTTTTTTTGTACCTGCTCATTCGGAGTTCAGGGTTCCCGCATATCTAAAAATTGATATGGCCTACTTGTCCAATCACGGTTTAAGACTCGACAGCACTATAGTTACCCTTAAGGGAAAGTTCAAAGGAAGTGCTGCCGGAATCTCAAAAACACTAGATATCAGTTACAAAGGTGAGCATGATATCAATCTGATCATGAAGCCGTTTTAAAATCATTATTTATCCAGCAGTTTCTTTATCAATACATCCATTTCGTCACTTAATCCTGATGACACCCTCATCAGGATTTTCCCATGATGATCCAGCAACAATTTGGTTGGATACCCGGTAATGCCATAAGCTTTAACAATATCAGGAGCTCCCGATCCCTCATCGTTTAGCACATGAACCCAATTGGCATCGTCTTTTTTTATTGCAGCAAGCCAGGCTCGCTTTGCTCTTTCAAGATCAGCTCCCTTTTCATTTGCAACGGCTACAATTTCCAAACCTTTGGATTTATACTGCGCATACAATTCCCTTAAATGAGGATGTGTTTGCCTGCAGGGCACGCACCAACTTCCCCAGAAATCGAGCAGCACCAGTTTACCGCGATAATCGCTCAGTCTTATCGTTTTGCCGTATTGATCTTTACGTGTAAAGTCTGGCGCTTCCATTCCTGTTGGGGTCACCTTCATCCGACTTATTTTTTCCCTTATGGCTGCACCCAAAGCTGTATTTTTTAATCGTTCAGATAAAGTATCGTAAGCGGCCGCATAGCTATCAGCAGCGTATACACCATCAAGCTGGTTCAATTGAAATAAACTCAAAAACGAATCCGGATGCCCTGCAATAAAAACCTGTTTCATTTTAAGTTTCTGTTTATGAAGTGATACTCCCCTGGTGGATAACAATTCACGCAAAGCAATACTATCTTTAATGATGTCCAGTTTTCCAATATCATTTGCCAATGCGCGTTCGCCAATATCTGTTTCCAGCATACTGTTTAACTTCTCAAAATCTTCTTTGAAACCGACTGCATTCAGGTTTTCTTTTTCCAGGGCCTTCAATATATAACTATAGTTGAGGTCCGACAAAGGCACAATATCACCTGGATCGTCGTTCTTCACATTCGACGGCAATATTTTATCTCTCATTAACGCAGCTTTGTGCTCGGAGTTTAGTATCACCCCATCAGGGCCAATCAAAAAACTGGCGGGGATCAGATTTACATCGTATAATACTGCGGCCTGATTTTGGGCCTTTCCTAAATCTGCAACCTGCAACCATGGTACATTATCTTCTTCAATTGCCTTTAACCATGCCCCCTTTTCTTTATCCAAAGAAACTGCAAGAATCACAAATTTTCCAGTGGCATTTAAAGCATCATAAAGTCCTTTCAGCTTAGGTTGCAGGGCACGACATGGTTTACACCAGCTCGCCCAGAAATCAAGAAACACATATTTCCCCCTGAAATCGGAAAGCCGTACTAACCGCCCGTTCTGATCTGCCATTGCGAAATCCGGTGCAGGTTTGCCCGCACGGATAGACAGCGAGGTTTTTATAGCAAGCCCCAGTTCTTTTCCCGCTTTTGTTTGTTTGAGGGCTTCCGATAATTCCTGGTAACTCTCGATAACCAGGTTATCTCTTCCTCCGATTTCAATCATCCAGTCCAGACTTACCCTGGAGGCAGGATGCCTGCGTACAAATCCGGACATGAGCATAGATTCTTCAACTGTGCCCTGTCCTTTTATACTTTTCATCAACCTTTGCTTTTCCTGGTTATCCAGATTTAACGCTGTGCCCCATACGCTGGCCTTAGCCAGCGTATCTTTTCCTTTTATCTGTATAATACCGGTTTCCAGATATACCGACTGTGAATCTACATATCCTGTTTCATCAAATTTTCCCTCATGGCCAAGTACCAGCGTACCCTGCAGCGGTTCTTTTACCAGCCCTGAAAATGTAAATACTCCGCCTTTTACCCGGCAGGAATCTTTCACCATCGTCTTGCCAACCTGGTAAAACAGATAGGCTTTAGCCTTTGGGGGGACATGATCTAGCCTGGCCTTAATCAGATATTTATGTTGCTGACAAAACCCGGTGAAGGGTAATGCCAGCAAAAACCATAAAACTATTTTTTTCATGCTGATCTATTTAACGATGGCCTGCAGATCTACACCATAGTTCTGCTTATAGTAATTCACAATGATGTTGTATTTCTGCCTGTACTTCCCTTTGGGGTCATTCTGTGGCAAAAACAGGCTCTGCTCCAGTTCTTGTTGAGTTTTAGATGTGATCACTTCAATAAAACCTAAAAAATCGTTGTAAGGAGTAGCAGCGTCATCGAAATCCGACATGAAAACACCGTACTGCGCTTTTGTCTGGCTTAACACATTAACATAATTTGTTGCCGTTAAAAAAGTCGGAGGGAACGGAATTTTATCAAAACCAACAGCTTGGGCCCAGAATGCCTTGTGCAAATCACTTTTCATGATCTTTAATTCATCCGCTGTCATAGTT
Encoded proteins:
- a CDS encoding OmpA family protein, with the translated sequence MKLLRTSLLLAAVGLFTISMQSCKTKKVIAKPTPVAEKPAPPVEEKKPEPAPAPKPEPAPVAEKPNYNFSNVQFEFNSGVLKTESFAVLDRIAAEMKKDPSVKFVLNGHSSIEGSTAHNMSLSVDRANSVKLYLQNAGVSSANLSIKGYGATQPAESNDTEEGRILNRRVEVKRN
- a CDS encoding TlpA disulfide reductase family protein; the protein is MKRVFLLLSLFPFVSMAQQKFSIKGRLASSAVPAKAFLYYRENGINKIDSAVLSQGTFTFNGTVTDVAQGYIKIKSNIATETNSKRKPSDILEFYLEPGMTEVVSNSELVSQALVSGSAVNDDVARCKAINAQIQVRANEIMARYKSGTAQQLKDSAYTEGFNAQLKVLQKETEQIHPNFIRNNPDALYSLILFKSTVKPEADPDHALQEFNKFSSRLKATEFGKKIEADINAVKLLTPGQPAIEFTQTDVNGKPVKLSDFKGKYVLLDFWASWCGPCRAENPNVVKVYNKYKSKKLTVLGVSLDNPGQKAAWIKAIKEDGLDWTQVSDLKGGNNDVALKYHVKTIPTNFLISPDGKIVAKNLRGDALERKISELLDNEKQGK
- a CDS encoding triple tyrosine motif-containing protein, whose translation is MKNLLLTILFCLSVIFIKGQNPIGLPNIGNYSNTVYKGGIQNWDIQQDKRGVMYFANNEGLLTFNGNYWKLHPLPNKTIIRSVKIDAMGKIFVGGQDEFGYFYPDQNGVLRYHSLKSLIPEPYRQFSDIWDIVISNDQVFFRTVEKIFQLKDNTIKVYPSEEIWDFLGKSSDQVYAQIRGKGLLSFKNGTWQIINNGAILKYSTITSILNYDTTALFITTLKNGIFLFNGNTLTKIESKAEPIFKNDRIFCATKLNNEQFALGTTSAACIIIDKQGNVLQKFSYDEGLQKNNIRSLFIDRDQNLWLGLDDGIDYIAYNSPIRQIFPDKNKQVTGYAARIFNNTLYLGTSNGLFYSPLTPGIKDISYSKNNFAEVNNTKGQVWSLNEINQQLLLGHEDGAFTVSKSEAQPIYNNIGTWLFDPVSSLYPAPALITGTYNGLHLINFQNSRFIDQGDIKGLNQPLRFLYYDQSTNTVWSSHPYRGVYQLQLTADKKSIKEPRLFTKNQGLPSTLNNFVYHIKNRIAFATENGIYEFNDKRNTFSPSTFFKPIFQNKPVRYLKEDNDGNIWFVSNNELGVVDFKNKTNNKPFSIVYFPELTSKLVAGFENVYPYNQENIFIGANKGTYHINYTRYTHNIKKLNVLLTEVKLIGKKDSIIYGGYPNGTQKTDKTSIENSLNSLHFEFSSTLFEQQNNIEFSYFLEGFDKEWSAWSAKSEKDYTNLPYGTFTFKVKSRNNLGSETTPENYIFTILPAWYQTNVAYLIYVILTGIFLYLLIKWQTKKHIKAQQRMKQLHLLDIKKSETEIIQLKNDKLENEVNFKNKELAITTMHLAQRGKLLLRIKEDLYALQKPENEEQYAQKIKGLLKLLDETEKNDADWSQFALHFDQVHNNFLSTLKQQFPNLSQNDLKMSAYLKMNLSSKEIAQLMGITIRGVEVGRYRLRKKLNITSEINLFDYLLQITSLK
- a CDS encoding RagB/SusD family nutrient uptake outer membrane protein, giving the protein MKTYHIKLQMALMLAVSVISFSSCKKFLTEKPTSQFTADFVYNTPEGLEAGVVGLYNLQRAFYENLSNNGSNPIIIDAKDDLTINRNAEVANYGRMFNGTNADNSGVYADYWRTYYRIVDRANALIKAAEQIKGMDENRQKKVIAEAKFFRANSVFVLFKLFNNIYVTTAPTTPENALDIIQDKTPEAEIYKLIKDDLSYAIANLSWTTTEAGRITQGVARHVKADVALWQKDWEEAKLQSEAIINSGNHKLVAQTGLVFKGDVRHSETLWALQWKALVNGTPHKINFNLMPNYAELIPGSKYTIEQGGRGFGWLTLNNYLRDLLKEDPNDTRIKGSYYIQDYVYNDAATLPAGKVLGEKIVHASWTEFAPLAADRNAFFIRLNAGCKKYFPDEGIPTEDVQTKNIIMYRSAETYLFAAEANMMLANNDKALLYLNEVRKRANTRSLTGIVTLKDILDEQARELAFEGRRWYMLKRTGKLFDYIVDHSGYGKAGDLSTETSAHANTPADPYPFRNDARRAMKPHMVNWVIPRSELNLLGPNYPQNDGYAR
- a CDS encoding TonB-dependent receptor; amino-acid sequence: MRKNYKNEFGLMILIVLLFSSVCTFAQQKTVSGKVLDGVDNSTLPSVSIKVKGQQKTTSTDVNGKYEISVADNDVLVFTYVGFLTREVQVAGKTVLNVTLQPNSQQMQEVVVVGYGTQKKSDVSGAVSTVNVERATAVPTTNVAEMLRGQAAGVQVTLGSARPGGTSNIQIRGRNSIRGGNDPLIVLDGFPIENINDVNPDDISSVEVLKDASAQAIYGARASNGVILITTRKGATGKVKIGLNSYLTTQRLSKNFDLYNAEEFAQLRREARRSINPDGSYSTDEINFGGTAQAPEYINFKAGNFVNWEDAVLKDALISSSTVSLSGGSELTKIYTSATYFNQSGLLPSSGYNRGSFRFNIEQKINDRASIEANMNMSTDKQRRESANLDFITISPFTGPYDVNGNLVRNVAGANASSSTINPLWNIRESANDIKINLYNLNLVGNYKFTDNFTYKLNTLLSRRFADEGRYVSKLHSAGVTPNGSANVANAIREEYLIENILNYKAQLGQVHKLDFTFVQSVNQRNTSRTEMSGTGFGNDLLGYDGITNALNFKTTRAEEQYRLSSFLGRARYNLMDKYLLTLTARRDGASVFAENKKWGFFPAASVAWQIHRENFLKDVKAIDQLKFRASYGSVGNQSLSPFTTLGVVDANPYIFGGVIVGGNLPGAVLPNPNLTWETSTTFNVGLDFGLLDNRITGSVDYYNTHTTDLLADISLGGTSGFSSTITNGAESKNSGIELLLTGYLIRKDNLNWSVTTSFTKNTNQIVKTGIVDVNGNAKDDIARNRFVGRPINVIRTMVFDGIFQTDAEALASAQGTLGGTVTPYQSVATLIAGSIRLKDVNGDGVINDLDNVVIRTDPKWYGSVSTNFAYKGFELLADLYMVEGATRYNPFLASFNEGGTLQSVRNGIKVNYWTPENPSTTHPRPNLNNAPANIGTMGVADASYIRLRTLSLGYNLPASLLNKANISNVKFYLTATNLFTFTDYKSYSPENNPNDFPDTKAFTLGVNIGF